From a single Ornithodoros turicata isolate Travis chromosome 8, ASM3712646v1, whole genome shotgun sequence genomic region:
- the LOC135365841 gene encoding translation initiation factor eIF2B subunit alpha-like: MGNDNSEAIVKNFENMLSKEPNMSPAVTALRVLLEFLEKDTSKTINGLIEELKSAADAMVAAKQAVICVRSACELFLRFVTLIKLDDDIDECKKLMSTRGRTYLEKIDAARPKIARLVVPFILDRSTILTHSTSRVVRDTLLEAAKGSKHFHVYITKSAPDDSGKHLYDVLEKNGISCTLIVDAAVGYIMEKVDVVLVGAEGVVESGGVINKIGTYTLAMCAKEKNKPLYVLAESFKFVRMYPLNQRDLAGSLRQTEESTAMVDYTPPAYVTLLFTDLGILTPSAVSDELIKLYV, translated from the coding sequence ATGGGAAACGATAATTCAGAGGCGATTGTCAAAAACTTTGAAAACATGCTGTCCAAGGAACCAAATATGTCTCCAGCTGTCACGGCGTTGCGTGTACTTCTGGAATTCTTGGAGAAAGACACTTCGAAGACCATCAACGGTTTGATCGAGGAGTTGAAATCTGCCGCTGACGCTATGGTAGCAGCGAAACAAGCTGTCATCTGCGTTCGTTCTGCCTGCGAACTTTTCCTTCGCTTCGTGACTTTGATCAAACTGGACGACGACATCGACGAATGCAAGAAGCTCATGTCCACACGGGGACGGACCTACCTGGAAAAAATCGACGCTGCCCGACCCAAAATCGCGCGTCTCGTAGTGCCTTTCATCCTCGACCGATCCACCATACTGACACACTCGACGTCGCGCGTCGTCAGGGATACTCTCTTAGAAGCCGCGAAAGGAAGCAAACATTTTCACGTTTACATCACCAAATCCGCACCGGATGACAGCGGCAAGCATCTATACGATGTCCTCGAGAAGAACGGTATAAGTTGCACGCTGATCGTGGACGCTGCAGTGGGGTACATCATGGAAAAGGTTGACGTGGTTCTCGTCGGAGCAGAAGGCGTCGTTGAAAGTGGCGGAGTCATCAACAAGATTGGGACCTACACGTTGGCCATGTGCGCCAAGGAGAAAAACAAGCCGCTGTACGTGCTTGCGGAGAGCTTCAAGTTTGTCCGCATGTACCCTTTGAATCAGAGGGACCTCGCGGGCAGCTTGCGCCAGACGGAGGAATCTACCGCGATGGTGGATTACACTCCGCCGGCGTATGTGACTTTGCTGTTCACGGATTTAGGTATTCTAACACCTTCCGCCGTGAGCGACGAGCTCATCAAGCTGTATGTGTGA